In Armatimonadota bacterium, the genomic stretch GCTTTCTCTAAGGAAATTCAATTTCTTGCAACATTTTTGTTGCTCTGGATTATCCTGAAACTGCTCTGGGTAATCCTAGAACCGCTCAGTGATAAATAAATTCTTCTCTGGGTAATCCCAAAATGCCTCTGGCTTATCCCAGAACTGCTCAGGAAAAAGTTTTTCCTTCTCTGGCTAAATATTCTTTAGCTCCATGATAAGCCAGCATCGCTGGATGCCTCCAGAAATAGCTACTCGTTACAGTACGCGTTCAAACCTAAGCACCGGGCCGTCGTCTGGCTCGATCACTTCTCCCAGCAGCTCAAATCCGTTCTTCAGCAGGATCTTTTGGCTGGCAATCCCATCTTTCAGCGTGTGCGCCCGCACAACCCTTGCGCCATGATCTCCGGCATATCGCACCAATGCCGCGCAAACCGCCGTGCCGATCCCTTTGCCCCAATGCTCCACCGCGACCCCGTATCCCACCTCAACCGTTCCGTCTAATGGAATCGTCTTGAATCCTCCCGAACCTAAAATCACGCGGGACTCAGGTTTAAACGCAACCAGCCCGATCCAATCCTCTCTTCCGCCCAAAGATTCAAAATAGGAGGGAACCACTTCGCTGGGCATTAAAGCCCCTTCCGCCGCCGAAAGCGCAACGGCATCCAAAAACGCCTTCTCCGACTCAACATGCCGCTCAATATCGGCATGCGTGAGAACATGAAACTCAAGGTTTGTGTGTGGAGTCATTAAGCTAAGAGTATGGTCGGAGACGAGCGTACAAGTAGAAGAGCGATACTGAAGTGAAATCAATCGCCCATAAATTCCGTCCACAATCTAACGGCCTTGAACACGCCCCAATATCCTTCTCTAGACAAGGGTCATCCCGATGGTTACGATTAAGCGAATTTTTCCCATATTAATATCTGCCTTGGTACTTGCGACAAAGGTAAATTCGGCGATATACGCAGTACGAAGCGAGAAGAAGCTATATGAAGTTGAGTTCTATCGTTACGAACAAAACTCTAAACCCGTGCAAATCGGAGTTACAAAAATCCGATACGTGGGACCCCGTGACAACATCTTCGTGAGTCCTACTTTGAGCCGAGTACTTGTCGTAATTTCAAACTCTGATAGCCATAAAAACTATCTCGATTGGTATGAACCCAAGTCGAGATGGTCTAGCCGCATTGAACTATCTGAGGAACTAATTGATGCGAAGATAGTGAACGGAATTGTGTACGGGCTCTTTGGAGATATAGTTGACCAGCTCAAAGTCGTTCGGTTAGGGCGCGATGGTTTGGAAAACATAATAGCGTCAACCATCAACGGGGACTTTGAAGGACTAGAACACTTTCCCGAGCCAGCGATCCACCAAGAATGCGAGGAAAGAAACTCGCCGGACGTCGCTCTCTATGAGCAGTCAGGTCTAACGCCAAGTTGGATTCATGTCTTTGGAGCTGGTCGATTGGGTACGCCGCTTGGAAACTGCCTTGACATGAACAACTACGCGTACGTCAAGCAAACGACAACCGATGGTTATGGCCGGATAATCATAGTCCGTGAAAAGAATTCAGCTGTTGAAGTACTTGCAAAGAATATCGTCCGCATGGCACTATCGAAGGAAGAATTGACTGTACAAACCGACGAGGAACTAATTTTCTTCGACACGAAGGGTTCGGTTCTTGCAAGAATCCCTAACGGCATTCTATGCGCATCTCTCGAATAGCAACATGTTGGACGACAAGCGATTTTACTTAGTATGGGTCATCGCTCAGATCATTTTGGTAGCAGCACTTGCAATCGGTGACTATCAAAGAAGCGGCAATTGGAGCGGATTCGGATTTGCAGTTCTTTATGGCTTAATTCTTGGCGTATTCCTCTCTTTCCTAATCGCCTATATCGACTGGTCTGGGAGAAACAC encodes the following:
- a CDS encoding GNAT family N-acetyltransferase, whose product is MTPHTNLEFHVLTHADIERHVESEKAFLDAVALSAAEGALMPSEVVPSYFESLGGREDWIGLVAFKPESRVILGSGGFKTIPLDGTVEVGYGVAVEHWGKGIGTAVCAALVRYAGDHGARVVRAHTLKDGIASQKILLKNGFELLGEVIEPDDGPVLRFERVL